The Naumovozyma dairenensis CBS 421 chromosome 1, complete genome genome includes a region encoding these proteins:
- the GAL10 gene encoding bifunctional UDP-glucose 4-epimerase/aldose 1-epimerase (similar to Saccharomyces cerevisiae GAL10 (YBR019C); ancestral locus Anc_3.218): protein MTTQKRVLVTGGAGYIGSHTVVELIENGYECVIVDNLCNSSYDSVARLEILTKHHIPFYKVDLCDHDGLEKVFQEHNIDSVIHFAGLKAVGESTQIPLTYYHNNILGTLVLLELMQKYHVEKFVFSSSATVYGDATRFPDMIPIPEECPLGPTNPYGQTKLGIENILRDLYNSQKDIWKVAILRYFNPIGAHPSGLIGEDPLGIPNNLLPYMAQVAVGRREKLYVFGNDYDSRDGTPIRDYIHVVDLAKGHIASLKYLDAIDQKTGICREWNLGSGTGSTVLEVYRAFCDASGIEIPYEITGRRAGDVLNLTAKPDRATKELKWKTELDVSIACKDLWKWATENPFGYQLNGISATFGTDEEEFDGRFVTIGSGSRFQATIANLGATLVDLKVDGQSVVLGYEKESQYLTPDTCYIGATIGRYANRIAHGKFALNGKDYQLTINNGVNANHGSIGSFHAKRFLGPILKNPTKDTFTAEYALIDNSEDSEFPGSLQVIVNYTLNVATKTLDIEYTAQVEVEATPINMTNHTYFNLNKLYGSDSIAGTEIKVISNKSIDVDENVIPTGKIVDREIATFDDSKPTVLGKEGPDYDYNFFVDATATPNQIDTRGNELKLVTTAYHPESNIKLEVSSTEPSYQVYTGDWLCAGFHPRQGFAVEPGRYVNAINQDKYKGSVILKPGETFGAKIQYKFSA from the coding sequence ATGACTACGCAAAAACGTGTCTTAGTTACCGGAGGTGCAGGTTACATTGGTTCTCACACAGTTGTcgaattgattgaaaacGGCTACGAATGTGTCATCGTCGATAACTTATGCAACTCATCTTACGACTCTGTCGCTAGATTAGAAATCTTAACTAAGCATCATATCCCATTTTACAAAGTCGATCTATGTGACCATGATGGTTTAGAAAAGGTTTTCCAAGAACATAACATTGATTCCGTCATTCATTTCGCTGGTTTGAAAGCTGTCGGTGAATCCACTCAAATCCCATTAACTTACTACCACAACAATATATTGGGGACGTTGGTTCTACTAGAATTGATGCAAAAATACCACGTTGAAAAATTCGTCTTCTCCTCATCAGCTACTGTCTATGGTGACGCCACAAGATTCCCTGACATGATCCCAATCCCAGAAGAATGTCCATTAGGTCCAACTAACCCATACGGTCAAACTAAACTAGGTATCGAAAATATCCTAAGAGATTTGTATAACTCACAAAAGGATATTTGGAAAGTTGCCATCTTACGTTATTTCAACCCAATTGGTGCTCATCCATCAGGGTTAATCGGTGAAGATCCATTAGGTATTCCAAACAATTTATTACCATACATGGCTCAAGTCGCTGTTGGTAGAcgtgaaaaattatacgTCTTTGGTAACGATTATGATTCTAGAGATGGTACTCCAATTAGAGATTATATTCATGTGGTCGATTTGGCTAAGGGTCATATTGCctctttgaaatatttagatGCAATTGATCAAAAGACTGGTATTTGTCGTGAATGGAATTTGGGGTCCGGTACTGGTTCCACTGTCTTGGAGGTTTATCGTGCCTTCTGTGATGCCTCTGGTATTGAAATTCCATATGAAATAACTGGTAGAAGAGCTGGTGatgttttgaatttgacTGCTAAACCTGATAGAGCAACAAAGGAGTTAAAATGGAAGACAGAATTGGATGTTTCTATTGCTTGTAAAGATTTATGGAAATGGGCTACCGAAAATCCATTCGGTTATCAATTAAATGGTATTAGTGCTACATTTGGTACCGATGAGGAAGAATTCGATGGTAGATTTGTTACTATTGGTTCTGGTTCTAGATTCCAAGCTACTATTGCTAATTTGGGTGCCACTTTAGTCGATTTGAAAGTGGATGGTCAATCCGTTGTTCTAGGTTATGAAAAGGAATCTCAATATTTGACTCCAGATACTTGTTACATTGGTGCTACTATCGGTAGATATGCAAATCGTATTGCTCATGGTAAATTTGCTTTGAATGGTAAAGATTATCAATTAACTATCAATAATGGTGTTAACGCTAACCATGGTAGTATTGGTTCCTTCCATGCTAAGAGATTCTTAGGTCCAATCTTAAAAAACCCAACTAAGGATACATTCACTGCTGAATATGCTTTGATTGATAATTCTGAAGATTCTGAATTCCCAGGTTCTTTACAAGTCATAGTTAATTACACTTTGAATGTTGCTACAAAGACTTTAGATATTGAATATACTGCTCAAGTTGAAGTAGAAGCTACTCCAATCAATATGACTAACCATACTTACTTCAacttaaataaattatacGGTTCTGATTCTATTGCTGGTACAGAAATTAAAGTCATTTCTAACAAATCTATCgatgttgatgaaaatgttatCCCAACTGGTAAGATTGTTGATAGAGAAATTGCTACATTTGATGATTCGAAGCCAACTGTCCTAGGTAAGGAAGGACCAGATTACGATTATAACTTTTTTGTCGACGCTACTGCCACTCCAAATCAAATTGATACTAGAGGTAACGAATTGAAGTTAGTTACAACCGCTTACCATCCAGAATCTAATATTAAACTAGAAGTTTCAAGTACTGAACCTTCATATCAAGTTTACACAGGTGATTGGTTATGTGCTGGTTTCCATCCAAGACAAGGTTTTGCTGTTGAACCAGGTAGATATGTTAATGCTATTAATCAAGATAAATATAAGGGATCCGTTATCTTGAAACCAGGTGAAACTTTCGGAGCCAAGATTCAATACAAATTCAGCGCctga
- the NDAI0A07330 gene encoding histone H2B family protein (similar to Saccharomyces cerevisiae HTB2 (YBL002W); ancestral locus Anc_3.207), producing METSQQQKVIAQTTTTTTKTTNIVKMSSVAEKKPTASKAPAEKKPTAARRPLQVPLISRRDLKTRKETNSSYIYKVLKQTHPDTGISQKSMSILNSFVNDIFERIATEASKLAAYNKKSTISAREIQTAVRLILPGELAKHAVSEGTRAVTKYSSTTQA from the coding sequence ATGGAAACCtctcaacaacaaaaggTTATTGCACAAACTACAACAACTACAACTAAAACAACTAATATTGTCAAAATGAGCTCTGTCGCTGAAAAGAAACCAACTGCCTCTAAGGCTCCAGCTGAAAAAAAGCCAACTGCTGCTAGAAGACCGCTCCAGGTTCCACTGATATCAAGAAGAGATCTAAAGACTAGAAAGGAAACTAACTCttcatatatttacaaAGTCTTGAAACAAACACATCCAGACACTGGTATCAGTCAAAAATCTATGTCTATCttaaattcatttgttaatgatatttttgaaagaatcgCTACTGAAGCTTCTAAATTAGCTGCTTACAATAAGAAATCTACCATATCTGCTAGAGAAATTCAAACAGCTGTTAGACTGATCTTACCTGGTGAATTGGCTAAACATGCCGTCTCTGAAGGTACCAGAGCTGTTACCAAATACTCTTCTACCACTCAAGCTTAA
- the ECM15 gene encoding Ecm15p (similar to Saccharomyces cerevisiae ECM15 (YBL001C); ancestral locus Anc_3.206): MSPPKVFCLADICMVPIGTSSASVSDFVALIETKIRESELKSTLHSAGTTIEGPWDEVMNLIGSIHEYAHENGYIRIQSDVRIGTRVDKHQTAQDKIDTVLKKMNVSK, translated from the coding sequence ATGTCACCACCAAAAGTGTTTTGTTTAGCAGATATATGTATGGTCCCAATTGGTACCTCTAGTGCAAGTGTTTCTGATTTCGTAGCGTTAATTGAAACTAAGATCCGTGAAAGTGAATTGAAGAGTACGTTACATAGTGCTGGTACTACGATTGAAGGTCCTTGGGATGAAGTCATGAATTTAATTGGGTCTATTCATGAATATGCTCATGAGAATGGATATATTAGGATCCAAAGTGATGTAAGGATTGGGACTAGGGTGGATAAACATCAAACTGCTCAAGATAAGATTGATACtgttttgaagaagatgaatgTTTCCAAGTAA
- the GAL1 gene encoding galactokinase (similar to Saccharomyces cerevisiae GAL1 (YBR020W) and GAL3 (YDR009W); ancestral locus Anc_3.219): MSIPIYSSATKDLPKPLATKCPVITEEFVKAYGSKPDFIARSPGRVNLIGEHIDYADFSVLPLAIDVDMLLAVKILNDKNPSITLTNSDARFATKKFDLPLDGSYVSIDPSISDWSNYFKCGLHVAQEFLKKIAPKYENAPLTGLQIFCQGNVPTGSGLSSSAAFICATALAIIRANMGEEYKLSKHDLTKITVVAEHYVGVNNGGMDQAASVCGEEDHALYVEFKPELKATPFKFPQLKKGDVQFVIANTLVVSNKVETGPTNYNLRVVEVTAAANVLAKKYGVVLKHDGPSSLNKGNLRDLMNAYYARYHNAEAWDGEVATGVERLNKMLELVEETFATKEGWLFC, encoded by the coding sequence ATGTCTATTCCAATCTACTCTTCTGCTACTAAAGATTTGCCAAAGCCATTGGCTACTAAATGTCCGGTTATCACTGAAGAATTCGTCAAAGCTTACGGTTCTAAACCAGATTTCATCGCCAGATCTCCAGGTAGAGTCAACTTAATTGGTGAACATATCGATTATGCTGATTTCTCTGTCTTACCATTAGCCATTGACGTTGATATGTTGCTTGCAGTCAAAATCCTAAACGACAAAAACCCATCAATCACTTTAACCAACTCTGATGCTAGATTCGCTACAAAGAAATTCGATTTACCATTAGATGGTTCATACGTCTCCATTGACCCATCCATCTCTGACTGGTCTAACTATTTCAAATGTGGTCTACACGTCGCTCAAGAAttcttaaagaaaattgCTCCAAAATACGAAAACGCTCCATTAACTGGGTTACAAATCTTCTGTCAAGGTAACGTCCCAACTGGTAGTGGGTTATCCTCCTCTGCTGCTTTCATTTGTGCTACCGCTTTAGCCATCATTAGAGCTAACATGGGAGAAGAATACAAATTATCCAAGCATGATTTGACTAAGATCACTGTTGTCGCTGAACATTATGTCGGTGTCAACAATGGTGGTATGGATCAAGCTGCTTCTGTTTGTGGTGAAGAAGATCACGCTCTTTACGTCGAATTCAAACCTGAATTGAAAGCTACTCCATTCAAGTTCCCacaattgaagaaaggTGATGTTCAATTTGTCATTGCTAATACTTTGGTCGTTTCTAACAAAGTTGAAACTGGTCCAACTAACTATAACTTGAGAGTTGTCGAAGTTACTGCCGCTGCTAATGTCTTAGCTAAGAAATATGGTGTTGTTTTAAAACATGATGGTCCATCTAGTTTGAACAAGGGTAACTTGAGAGATCTCATGAATGCTTACTACGCTAGATATCACAATGCTGAAGCTTGGGATGGTGAAGTTGCCACTGGTGTCGAACGTTTGAACAAGATGTTAGAATTAGTTGAAGAAACTTTCGCTACCAAAGAAGGATGGTTATTCTGTTGA
- the RPT2 gene encoding proteasome regulatory particle base subunit RPT2 (similar to Saccharomyces cerevisiae RPT2 (YDL007W); ancestral locus Anc_3.216), whose protein sequence is MERIKDHLLLEEEFVTNSEILKPFEKKQEEEKKQLQEIRGNPLSIGTLEEIIDDDHAIVTSPTMPDFYVSILSFVDKELLGPGCAVSLHHKTMSIVGVLQDDVDPMVSVMKIDKSPTESYGDIGGLEAQIQEIKEAVELPLTHPELYEEMGIKPPKGVILYGAPGTGKTLLAKAVANQTSATFLRIVGSELIQKYLGDGPRLVRQIFKVASENSPSIIFIDEIDAIGTKRYDSNSGGEREIQRTMLELLNQLDGFDDTSEVKVIMATNKIETLDPALIRPGRIDRKILFENPDLSTKRKILGIHTSKMNLSSDVDFETLVTTKDDLSGADIQAMCTEAGLLALRERRMQVTAEDFKQAKERVMKNKVEENLEGLYL, encoded by the coding sequence aTGGAACGTATTAAGGATCATCTCTTattggaagaagaattcGTTACTAATTCTGAGATTTTGAAACCATTTGAGAAAAAGCAAGAGGAGGAGAAGAAGcaattacaagaaattaGAGGTAATCCACTAAGTATTGGTACATTGGAGgaaattattgatgatgacCATGCTATTGTGACCAGTCCAACCATGCCTGATTTCTACGTTTCCATTTTGTCCTTTGTGGATAAGGAATTATTAGGACCTGGTTGTGCTGTTTCTTTACATCATAAGACTATGTCTATTGTTGGTGTCTTACAAGATGATGTAGATCCAATGGTTTCTGTTAtgaaaattgataaatctCCAACGGAAAGTTACGGTGATATTGGTGGGTTAGAAGctcaaattcaagaaattaaagaagctGTGGAATTACCATTGACTCATCCCGAATTATATGAAGAAATGGGGATTAAACCTCCAAAGGGTGTTATTCTTTATGGTGCTCCGGGGACAGGTAAAACTTTATTAGCTAAAGCTGTTGCTAATCAAACATCCGCTACATTTTTAAGAATTGTAGGGTCTgaattgattcaaaaatatcTCGGTGATGGACCAAGATTGGTGAGACAAATCTTTAAAGTAGCAAGTGAAAATTCTCCAagtattatatttattgatgaaatcGATGCTATTGGTACTAAAAGATATGATTCTAATAGTGGTGGTGAAAgagaaattcaaagaactatgttagaattattaaatcaattagaTGGATTTGATGATACCAGTGAAGTGAAAGTGATTATGGCTACGAATAAGATTGAAACATTAGATCCTGCATTAATTAGACCAGGTAGAATTGATCGTAAAATCTTATTTGAAAATCCAGATTTATCAACAAAGAGGAAAATTTTGGGAATTCACACATCGAAGATGAATTTAAGTTCAGatgttgattttgaaacattAGTGACGACGAAGGATGATTTATCAGGTGCAGATATTCAAGCTATGTGTACAGAAGCTGGGTTATTGGCATTaagagaaagaagaatGCAAGTGACAGCGGAAGATTTCAAACAAGCTAAAGAACGTGTAATGAAGAATAAAGTGGAGGAAAACTTGGAAGGGCTGTATTTGtga
- the PTC1 gene encoding type 2C protein phosphatase PTC1 (similar to Saccharomyces cerevisiae PTC1 (YDL006W); ancestral locus Anc_3.215), whose translation MNTQPQEETPESYELSYKIGVAENKIPNFVRRWKMFIHMFKTFASRLDWGYFAIFDGHAGFQASKWCGSNLHSIIEEKLLNNDNEDGSANVDVRDILNESFLIVDKQINTQLEGNSGCTAAVCVLRWELPDDNDNANDNDNGKSTGNADEIQTNTNSNNSKDLRQHKRKLYTANVGDSRIVLFRNGHSIRLTYDHKASDLLEMKRVEEAGGLIMKSRVNGMLAVTRSLGDKFFDSLVISNPFTTSVELIDSDEFLIIACDGLWDVIDDQDACELIQDIKDPKEAAKKLVKYALENGTTDNVTVNGCNVVNIYVCT comes from the coding sequence atgaacaCACAGCCACAAGAGGAAACACCAGAATCATATGAATTAAGTTATAAGATTGGAGTAGCTGAGAataaaattccaaatttcgTAAGACGATGGAAGATGTTCATACATATGTTCAAAACTTTTGCATCAAGGTTAGATTGGGGATATTTTGCCATATTTGATGGACATGCTGGCTTCCAGGCGTCTAAATGGTGTGGGTCTAATTTACATTCTATTATTGAAGAGAAGCTTttgaataatgataatgaagatggtaGTGCCAATGTTGATGTTAGAGATATCTTGAATGAATCATTTTTGATTGTTGATAAACAAATCAATACTCAATTGGAAGGTAATAGTGGGTGTACTGCGGCAGTTTGTGTATTACGTTGGGAATTGcctgatgataatgataatgctaatgataatgataatggtaaAAGCACTGGTAATGCTGATGAGATACAGACAAATactaatagtaataatagtaaagATTTGAGACAACACAAGAGGAAATTATATACGGCAAATGTTGGAGATTCTCGAATAGTATTGTTTCGAAATGGACATAGTATAAGGTTAACTTATGACCATAAGGCATCTGATTTATTAGAGATGAAACGAGTGGAGGAAGCAGGTGGACTTATAATGAAAAGTCGAGTAAATGGAATGTTAGCTGTGACTAGATCTTTAGGTGACAAATTTTTTGATAGTTTAGTTATTAGTAACCCATTTACTACGAGTGTTGAATTAATCGATTCAgatgaatttttaataatagcGTGTGATGGATTATGGGATGTTATTGATGATCAAGATGCATGTGAATTAATACAAGACATAAAAGATCCGAAAGAAGCTGCAAAGAAACTTGTTAAATATGCCTTAGAAAATGGTACAACAGATAATGTTACTGTCAATGGTTGTAACgttgtaaatatatatgtgtgtACGTAA
- the FUR4 gene encoding uracil permease (similar to Saccharomyces cerevisiae FUR4 (YBR021W); ancestral locus Anc_3.221), with amino-acid sequence MSNKMPGDDLAIIFSTTTRGGHTYENEEYEPLQGQGSFESIDNVHQSSNGYRRPRTGDANDEKDKEEEFTGNKVTTRYYEQSSIEEKDIGIELPPARQPTEYKTKWEKIYNEYLIVDKSTAGVSLLDSFMFNNDLKPVEKKRRVWSWYNFCYFWLAECFNINTWQIAATGLQLGLNWWQCWITIWIGYGFVGVFVVLASRIGSAYHLSFPISSRASFGVFFSLWPIINRVVMAIVWYSVQSWIAVAPVALMLRSIFGKNLPDRIPNHFGSPNSTTFEFMCFFIFWVVEFPFLLIEPHKVRHLFTVKAALVPFASFGFLIWSVRKAGGTIALGALNSEQPKGSEFSWAMLRSIMGCMANFSTMVINAPDFSRFAKTKHSALWSQLFCIPFLFSITCLVGILVTAAGYELYGVNYWSPLDVLEQFLVRSYTKGTRAGVFLISFVFALAQLGTNISANSLSCGTDMSALLPKFINIRRGSVFCAFMALCICPWNLMATSSKFTMALSAYAIFLSSIAGVVCADYFVVRRGYIKLTHVYSHQKGSFYMYGNKYGINWRALVGYLCGVAPNLPGFIGEVGAPKITVSDGAMKLYYLNYWIGYALSFLSYLVLCYFFPVPGVPVKNFLTDKGWFQHWTNVEDFDHQWRMSLNKDDLADDTISIQEYAHEKTFF; translated from the coding sequence ATGTCAAACAAAATGCCTGGTGATGATCTGGCGATCATTTTCAgtacaacaacaagaggTGGTCACACATacgaaaatgaagaatatgaacCCTTACAAGGACAAGGTAGTTTCGAATCAATAGATAACGTACATCAATCCTCAAATGGGTATAGAAGACCGCGTACGGGAGATGCAAATGACGAGAAGGATAAAGAGGAGGAATTTACTGGGAACAAGGTAACGACAAGATATTACGAACAATCTTCaatagaagaaaaggaTATAGGTATTGAGCTTCCGCCTGCTCGTCAGCCAACTGAATATAAAACCAAATGGGAAAAAATCTATAATGAATACTTGATTGTCGATAAATCTACTGCTGGtgtttcattattagattCCTTCAtgtttaataatgatttgaaacctgtcgaaaagaaaagaagagtATGGTCTTggtataatttttgttatttttggTTAGCGGAATGTTTCAACATTAATACTTGGCAAATTGCCGCTACCGGGCTACAGCTGGGTTTAAATTGGTGGCAGTGTTGGATTACCATTTGGATCGGCTATGGGTTTGTTGgtgtttttgttgttttggCATCAAGAATAGGGTCTGCATATCACCTTTCCTTCCCAATCTCCTCAAGAGCATCTTTCGgtgttttcttttctttatggCCTATTATCAATCGTGTGGTCATGGCTATTGTTTGGTACTCCGTTCAATCATGGATTGCAGTTGCTCCTGTAGCTTTAATGTTAAGATCAATCTTTGGCAAAAATTTACCTGACAGAATACCCAACCATTTCGGATCTCCTAATTCAACTACTTTTGAATTCATGTgttttttcatcttttggGTAGTGGAATTCCCGTTCTTATTGATTGAACCTCATAAGGTAAGACATTTGTTTACAGTTAAAGCTGCCTTAGTTCCCTTTGCGTCTTTTGGGTTCTTAATTTGGTCTGTTAGGAAGGCTGGCGGTACCATTGCTTTAGGTGCTTTAAATTCAGAACAGCCAAAAGGTTCAGAATTTTCTTGGGCAATGCTAAGATCAATCATGGGTTGTATGGCAAATTTCTCCACAATGGTCATCAATGCACCGGATTTTTCCAGGTTCGCTAAGACGAAACACTCAGCATTATGGTCTCAATTATTTTGTATCCCATTCCTTTTCTCAATAACTTGTTTAGTCGGTATTCTTGTCACCGCGGCAGGTTATGAATTATACGGTGTTAATTATTGGTCACCATTAGATGTTTTAGAACAATTTCTTGTTAGATCATACACTAAGGGAACCAGAGCAGGTGtctttttaatttcatttgtttTTGCTTTAGCTCAATTAGGTACTAACATTTCTGCAAACTCCCTATCGTGTGGTACTGATATGTCCGCCTTGTTGCctaaatttatcaatattagACGTGGCTCTGTGTTTTGTGCATTCATGGCATTATGTATTTGTCCATGGAATTTGATGGCAACTTCAAGTAAGTTCACTATGGCTTTATCTGCATATGCTATCTTCTTATCAAGTATTGCCGGTGTCGTTTGTGCTGATTATTTCGTCGTTAGAAGAGgttatattaaattaacACACGTTTATTCTCATCAAAAAGGATCATTTTATATGTATGGTAACAAATATGGTATTAATTGGAGAGCTTTAGTAGGGTATCTTTGTGGTGTCGCTCCAAATTTGCCAGGGTTTATTGGTGAAGTGGGTGCTCCAAAGATTACCGTTTCAGACGGTGCTATGAAACTGTATTATCTGAATTATTGGATTGGCTATGCATTAAGTTTCCTCTCATATCTGGTGTTATGTTATTTCTTCCCTGTCCCAGGTGTCCCCGTTAAGAACTTCTTGACAGACAAAGGATGGTTCCAACATTGGACCAATGTAGAAGATTTTGATCATCAATGGAGAATGTCTCTCAATAAGGATGACCTCGCAGATGATACAATCAGCATTCAGGAATATGCTCATGAAAAGACATTTTTCTAG
- the MED2 gene encoding Med2p (similar to Saccharomyces cerevisiae MED2 (YDL005C); ancestral locus Anc_3.214) — translation MSSLSTGSSTATTMTTAGTVSTAKSNNSRSSSSSLGSVPSSLLENRKTNKLTQCFDDILKLSTEMMVQQQLKTIQLDSNLINGFNENQQNSLKEKINSFHGILDDLEISINKSLTYLDTISKISIEKRKENIKTKILKEQEEKEKEKQLELLKQKQKQEQEEAEAQALKLKQEEEELERKRKQRKEEQEQQMLLTNKKSPIDNNNNNNNNNNDNNINNNNDNNNNNNNNNNNNKNNNNLIPITTANNNNNDNTGLLGDIQLNFSNEAIDNDLLANFNSNTINPNVNIPNPTTNAITTHINNNNSMNGDIFTDLDAMDISISPDLVNTTSVENSQQQQQQQQIPITNEQQPPDNTLDLTTSSGAGMDPLSNNKDNSNTNINNITDTNNNDNNNNNNNNPLLDLNLDTGNNNNNNIGLQDAGDDYLTLNDFNDLNVDWTNTGNTGDDPNNDLDLNGFNI, via the coding sequence ATGAGTTCACTATCTACAGGTTCATCCACTGCCACAACAATGACTACGGCAGGAACAGTATCAACTGCAAAGAGTAATAACTCTCgttcatcttcatcgtcaCTAGGATCTGTACCATCTTCATTACTAGAAAATAGGAAAACCAATAAATTAACACAATGTTTCgatgatatattgaaattatcaacAGAAATGATGGTCcaacaacaattgaaaactaTTCAATtagattcaaatttaattaatggattcaatgaaaatcaacaaaattccttaaaggaaaaaattaattctttccaTGGTATATTAGatgatttggaaatttcaattaataaaagtTTGACTTACCTAGATACTATTTCCAAGATATCTATTGAGAAACgaaaggaaaatataaaaacaaaaatattgaaagaacaagaagagaaagagaaggaaaaacaattagaattattgaaacaaaagcaaaaacaagaacaagaggAAGCTGAGGCTCAGGCATTAAAACTCAAacaagaggaagaagaactggagaggaaaaggaaacaacGAAAAGaggaacaagaacaacaaatgCTATTGACGAATAAAAAATCTCCAatcgataataataataataataataataataataatgataataatataaataataataacgataataataataataataataataataataataataataaaaataataataatctcaTCCCAATAACTACcgcaaataataataataatgacaatacCGGATTATTAGGtgatattcaattaaatttttcaaatgaagCTAtagataatgatttattagcaaatttcaattcaaatacGATAAACCcaaatgtaaatattcCTAATCCAACGACCAATGCTATTACAACCCAtatcaataacaataatagcATGAATGGTGATATATTTACAGATTTGGATGCAATGGATATATCAATCTCTCCAGATTTGGTTAATACAACATCAGTAGAGAAttcacaacaacaacagcagcagcaacaaatTCCTATAACCAATGAACAACAACCTCCGGACAATACCCTTGATTTAACAACTTCTTCAGGAGCTGGAATGGACCCACTATCAAATAACAAAGATAATAGTAATAcgaatattaataatattacagataccaataataatgataataacaataacaacaataataatccaTTATTAGATCTAAACTTAGATACAggcaacaacaacaataataatataggTTTACAAGATGCAGGTGATGATTATCTAACGTTAAATGACTTCAATGATTTAAACGTCGATTGGACAAATACTGGAAATACAGGAGATGatccaaataatgatttagattTAAATGGGTTTAACATATGA
- the POA1 gene encoding ADP-ribose 1''-phosphate phosphatase (similar to Saccharomyces cerevisiae POA1 (YBR022W); ancestral locus Anc_3.222) has translation MQNIKYAAGDLLKPRTYKRIIIHSCNCNGSWGGGFAYALARKYPQAEDTYMKHCDKYGANLLGTCLLLPSFEGDNVLIACLFTSAFGGSRHDDSRSILEYTEMALNDLMDTIETRRIDEMHPFSFEGENLKNFELEMPKINSGIFGVPWAKTEEILKKYKHQASFTVYAL, from the coding sequence AtgcaaaatataaaatacgCAGCAGGTGACCTTCTAAAGCCTCGAACTTACAAAAGAATCATTATTCATTCATGCAATTGTAATGGTTCATGGGGTGGTGGGTTCGCATATGCACTAGCCAGGAAATATCCTCAAGCTGAAGATACTTACATGAAACATTGTGATAAATATGGTGCCAATTTACTGGGGACTTGTTTGTTATTACCATCATTCGAAGGCGATAACGTTTTAATCGCATGTTTATTCACTTCTGCTTTTGGCGGCTCTCGTCATGATGATTCAAGAAGCATTCTAGAATATACCGAAATGGCATTGAATGATTTGATGGATACCATAGAAACAAGAAGGATTGATGAGATGCACCCGTTCAGTTTTGAAGGAGAAAACTTGAAGAATTTCGAGTTGGAAATgccaaaaataaatagtgGTATATTCGGTGTTCCTTGGGCCAAGACAGAAGAAatcttgaagaaatataaacatCAAGCGTCCTTTACCGTATATGCTCTTTAA